In Blautia sp. SC05B48, a single genomic region encodes these proteins:
- a CDS encoding threonine/serine exporter family protein, with protein sequence MTREEAEQYLYYAMTIGEQLLCCGAEVGRVEDTIRRICLAYGATRADVFSITSSIVTTIYGEDFGICTQTRRVPGMSNDLGRLDDLNQLSRYICEYRPKPEEIQKGLEKIRDKQGYSFKTQILIYAVISGSFSVFFGGDVNDMIASALIGIALKLFEAFVKKGALNSLLTVLLCCGAGGVLSNLTVLIGLGHHADLISIGNIMLLIPGIAFTNSLRDMFSGDTITGLIRCMEALLLALVVGLGFTVANLLF encoded by the coding sequence ATGACGCGGGAGGAAGCGGAACAGTATTTATATTATGCGATGACAATTGGTGAACAGCTTCTTTGCTGCGGAGCAGAGGTTGGACGTGTGGAAGATACCATACGGCGGATCTGCCTGGCATATGGAGCCACCCGGGCAGATGTTTTTTCTATCACATCCAGTATTGTGACGACTATTTATGGAGAGGATTTCGGTATTTGCACCCAGACGCGGCGTGTGCCGGGAATGTCCAATGATCTGGGACGGCTGGATGACCTGAACCAGCTTTCCAGATACATCTGTGAGTATCGGCCGAAGCCGGAGGAGATCCAGAAGGGGCTGGAAAAGATCCGGGATAAACAAGGATATTCTTTTAAAACGCAGATTTTGATCTATGCTGTAATTTCAGGTTCTTTTTCCGTGTTTTTCGGAGGAGATGTCAACGATATGATCGCTTCTGCGCTGATTGGTATCGCCCTGAAGCTGTTTGAGGCTTTTGTAAAAAAGGGCGCATTAAACTCGCTGCTGACAGTGCTTCTTTGCTGCGGGGCCGGCGGAGTACTTTCCAATCTTACAGTTCTGATCGGGCTTGGACATCATGCGGATCTGATCAGCATCGGAAATATCATGCTTCTGATACCGGGAATTGCATTTACCAATTCATTGCGCGATATGTTTTCAGGAGATACCATTACAGGTTTGATCCGATGTATGGAGGCACTTTTGCTGGCATTGGTCGTGGGCCTTGGTTTTACGGTGGCGAATCTGTTGTTTTAA
- a CDS encoding DUF3793 family protein produces MTCEKFESVMGYHCSPVLMGMKPANLVSFSKEKMPELPEIISDYEESLKREGIRMEIICGCRKHYLLLVYRPDMLQEYLKQDEARKLLLQDGYNIDGSLDEMIARLKERFFHKTEFPHEIGLFLGYPIEDVKGFRKFGGSGCKMCGYWKVYDNVEQARRIFDSYDKCREFTAAQIRAGYSILQVVGMRHLCTSQMCV; encoded by the coding sequence ATGACTTGTGAAAAATTTGAATCTGTCATGGGTTATCATTGTTCCCCTGTATTAATGGGAATGAAACCGGCGAATCTTGTTTCCTTTTCCAAGGAAAAAATGCCGGAACTGCCGGAGATCATTTCGGATTATGAGGAGAGTCTTAAACGGGAAGGTATCCGTATGGAGATCATCTGTGGATGCAGGAAGCATTATCTTCTTCTGGTGTACCGGCCGGATATGCTTCAGGAATATCTTAAGCAGGATGAAGCCAGGAAACTTTTGCTCCAGGATGGGTATAATATAGATGGTTCTCTGGATGAGATGATCGCTCGTTTGAAGGAGAGATTTTTTCATAAGACGGAGTTTCCTCATGAAATCGGACTTTTCCTGGGTTATCCCATTGAAGACGTGAAGGGTTTCCGGAAATTCGGAGGCAGTGGCTGTAAGATGTGTGGTTATTGGAAGGTTTATGATAATGTGGAGCAGGCTCGCAGGATTTTTGACAGCTATGATAAGTGCCGGGAGTTTACTGCGGCGCAGATCCGTGCGGGGTATTCGATTTTGCAGGTTGTTGGTATGAGGCATCTCTGTACATCTCAGATGTGCGTATAA
- a CDS encoding HD domain-containing protein encodes MDITVSDEVSQEYHALVKNILCNREFLKLSLYTHHQWTTRLMHSINVSYLSWFIARKLGCDEKAAARAGLLHDFCPYDFRAETPTGEHQAFYHPKAAADNSATHFDVTDRELDAILSHMFPLGPLPRNKEAWIISFADKACAIAEGCHIAIALARRNRIVINPA; translated from the coding sequence ATGGATATCACGGTGTCGGATGAGGTCTCACAGGAATATCATGCGCTTGTGAAGAACATCCTCTGTAACAGAGAGTTCCTGAAGCTGAGCCTGTACACCCACCACCAGTGGACCACACGGCTCATGCACAGTATCAATGTTTCTTACCTCTCCTGGTTCATTGCCAGGAAGCTGGGATGTGACGAGAAAGCCGCCGCAAGGGCAGGGCTTCTCCACGACTTCTGTCCCTATGACTTCAGGGCGGAGACTCCGACCGGTGAGCATCAGGCGTTTTATCACCCGAAGGCTGCCGCAGACAACAGTGCCACACACTTTGATGTCACAGACAGAGAGCTGGATGCGATACTCTCACATATGTTCCCTCTGGGACCTCTTCCACGCAACAAAGAAGCCTGGATCATCAGCTTTGCCGATAAAGCCTGCGCCATCGCGGAAGGCTGCCATATCGCCATTGCACTGGCCAGGCGGAACCGGATCGTCATCAATCCGGCATAA
- a CDS encoding threonine/serine exporter family protein: MQQMMGVFESSYDFIQEENMREIIQLVVSFTGSLGFAALFNIHGKKLWFAALGGCLSWAVYLAVEFITPSPYVCGFWSTVAITLYAECMARIHKTPVTVFLVSATIPLIPGAALYRTMNWMLMKDWAKFQKDGIYTILFAVSMAAGMTLTTIAFRMAWRWMYRQRRM; encoded by the coding sequence ATGCAGCAGATGATGGGAGTATTTGAGAGTAGTTATGATTTTATTCAGGAGGAAAACATGCGGGAAATCATACAGCTGGTCGTATCCTTCACAGGATCCCTCGGCTTTGCGGCATTATTTAATATCCATGGAAAAAAACTCTGGTTTGCGGCATTGGGTGGATGTCTGTCCTGGGCTGTATATCTGGCAGTAGAGTTCATAACGCCAAGTCCGTATGTGTGCGGTTTCTGGTCAACAGTAGCTATTACTTTGTATGCAGAATGTATGGCAAGAATTCATAAAACGCCGGTAACTGTATTTCTGGTTTCTGCGACAATTCCGTTGATTCCGGGAGCAGCACTTTACCGGACAATGAACTGGATGTTGATGAAGGACTGGGCAAAATTCCAGAAAGACGGAATCTATACGATCCTTTTTGCGGTGAGCATGGCAGCAGGAATGACGCTGACAACCATTGCGTTCCGGATGGCGTGGCGGTGGATGTACAGGCAGAGGAGAATGTAA
- a CDS encoding flavodoxin, translating to MSKVGIIYWSSTGNTEAMAQAVEEGAKAAGADVEIMEVADADVDKALSFDVLALGCPAMGDEELEEGEFEPFFSDLEGKLSGKKVALFGSYDWGDGEWMRTWCGRAKDAGAELVEDEGLIVNNTPDDEGLAACRELGGKLA from the coding sequence ATGAGCAAGGTAGGAATTATTTACTGGTCTTCTACAGGTAACACAGAGGCTATGGCGCAGGCTGTTGAGGAAGGTGCCAAGGCTGCCGGTGCGGATGTTGAGATTATGGAAGTGGCTGATGCGGATGTGGATAAAGCGCTTTCTTTTGATGTTCTGGCTCTTGGTTGTCCGGCTATGGGGGATGAGGAGCTTGAGGAGGGTGAGTTTGAACCGTTCTTTTCTGATCTGGAAGGTAAACTTTCCGGTAAAAAAGTTGCACTTTTCGGTTCCTATGACTGGGGCGACGGAGAGTGGATGAGAACATGGTGCGGCAGAGCAAAAGACGCAGGCGCAGAGCTTGTTGAGGATGAGGGTCTCATTGTAAACAACACTCCTGATGATGAAGGACTTGCAGCTTGCCGTGAACTTGGCGGAAAACTCGCATAA
- the ileS gene encoding isoleucine--tRNA ligase → MYRKVDTNLNFVDREKEVEKFWKDNKIFEKSMDSRKEGETYTFYDGPPTANGKPHIGHVLTRVIKDMIPRYRTMKGYMVPRKAGWDTHGLPVELEVEKKLGLDGKEQIEEYGMEPFIQQCKESVWKYKGMWEDFSSTVGFWADMEHPYVTYDNNFIESEWWALKEIWNKGLLYKGFKIVPYCPRCGTPLSAQEVSQGYKTVKERSAIVRFKVVGEDAYFLAWTTTPWTLPSNVALCVNPDEIYCKVKAADGYTYYMAEALLDKVLGKLAKDDEPAYEILEKYKGTDLERKEYEPLFACTGEAAAKQRKKAHFVTCDNYVTMSDGTGIVHIAPAFGEDDSRVGREYDLPFVQFVDGQGNMTKETPYAGVFVKKADPMVLTDLDKEGKLFDAPKFEHDYPHCWRCDTPLIYYARESWFIKMTAVKDDLIRNNNTINWIPESIGKGRFGDWLENVQDWGISRNRYWGTPLNIWQCECGHMESVGSRQDLYEKSGDERAKTIELHRPYIDDITMKCPDCGKTMHRVPEVIDCWFDSGAMPFAQHHYPFENKDLFEQQFPADFISEAVDQTRGWFYSLLAESTLLFNKAPYKNVIVLGHVQDENGQKMSKSKGNAVDPFDALNKYGADAIRWYFYINSAPWLPNRFHGKAVVEGQRKFMSTLWNTYAFFVLYANIDNFDATKYTLNYDKLPVMDKWLLSKLNTMVKTVDADLDSYKIPEAARALQEFVDDMSNWYVRRSRERFWAKGMEQDKINAYMTLYTALVTVAKAAAPMIPFMTEDIYQNLVRSIDTDAPESIHLCDYPEVNEAWIDKDLEANMEELLEIVVLGRACRNTANIKNRQPIGTMYVKAEKAMDKFYTDIIADELNVKEVKFADDVESFISYSFKPQLRTVGPKYGKLLNGIRTALSEIDGTAAMKELRDNGVLVLDIAGNKVELAEEDLLIETAQSEGYVTETDGETSVVLDTNLTPELIQEGFVREIISKVQTMRKEAGFEVMDKIIVYAKDNDKIMDIMKANQDEIKREVLAENIVLGEAEGYTKEWNINKEAVTLGVSKVQEEN, encoded by the coding sequence GTGTATCGTAAAGTTGACACGAATCTGAATTTTGTTGACCGTGAAAAAGAAGTTGAGAAATTCTGGAAAGACAACAAGATTTTCGAAAAGAGTATGGACAGCCGTAAAGAGGGCGAGACATACACATTCTATGACGGACCGCCTACCGCTAACGGTAAGCCACATATCGGACATGTTCTGACACGAGTTATCAAGGATATGATCCCGAGATACCGTACAATGAAGGGCTACATGGTTCCGAGAAAAGCAGGATGGGATACTCACGGACTTCCGGTTGAGCTTGAGGTTGAGAAGAAGCTTGGTCTTGACGGAAAAGAGCAGATCGAGGAGTACGGAATGGAGCCGTTCATCCAGCAGTGCAAAGAGAGCGTATGGAAATATAAAGGAATGTGGGAGGATTTTTCCTCTACAGTTGGTTTCTGGGCTGACATGGAGCATCCTTATGTAACATACGACAACAATTTCATCGAGTCTGAGTGGTGGGCACTGAAAGAAATCTGGAACAAAGGTCTTCTTTACAAAGGCTTCAAGATCGTTCCTTACTGCCCGCGTTGTGGAACTCCGCTTTCCGCACAGGAGGTTTCCCAGGGCTACAAGACTGTTAAAGAGCGTTCTGCTATCGTTCGTTTCAAGGTTGTCGGTGAGGACGCATACTTCCTGGCATGGACAACAACACCATGGACACTTCCATCCAACGTTGCACTTTGTGTAAACCCGGATGAGATCTATTGTAAGGTAAAAGCAGCAGACGGATATACCTACTACATGGCAGAAGCACTTCTGGACAAGGTTCTCGGCAAGCTTGCAAAGGATGATGAGCCTGCATATGAGATTCTTGAGAAATATAAAGGAACAGACCTTGAGCGTAAGGAATATGAGCCGCTTTTTGCATGCACAGGCGAGGCAGCAGCAAAACAGCGCAAAAAAGCTCATTTCGTAACCTGTGACAACTACGTTACCATGAGCGATGGTACCGGTATCGTTCATATCGCACCTGCATTTGGTGAGGATGACAGCCGTGTCGGACGTGAGTATGACCTTCCGTTCGTACAGTTCGTAGACGGACAGGGCAACATGACCAAAGAGACACCATATGCCGGTGTATTCGTAAAGAAAGCGGACCCTATGGTTCTCACAGACCTTGACAAAGAGGGCAAGCTTTTTGACGCACCGAAATTCGAGCATGATTATCCGCACTGCTGGAGATGTGACACACCGCTTATCTACTATGCACGTGAGTCCTGGTTCATCAAGATGACAGCAGTAAAGGATGATCTGATCCGTAACAATAATACTATCAACTGGATTCCGGAGAGCATCGGTAAGGGACGTTTCGGTGACTGGCTTGAGAACGTTCAGGACTGGGGTATTTCCAGAAACCGTTACTGGGGAACACCACTGAACATCTGGCAGTGTGAGTGCGGACATATGGAATCCGTGGGAAGCCGCCAGGATCTCTATGAGAAGAGTGGTGACGAGCGTGCGAAGACCATCGAGCTTCACCGCCCATACATTGACGACATCACTATGAAGTGTCCGGATTGCGGCAAGACCATGCATCGTGTACCGGAGGTTATCGACTGCTGGTTTGATTCCGGAGCAATGCCTTTTGCACAGCATCATTATCCGTTTGAGAATAAAGACCTGTTTGAGCAGCAGTTCCCGGCAGACTTCATCTCCGAGGCTGTTGACCAGACAAGAGGATGGTTCTACTCCCTTCTTGCTGAGTCCACACTGCTTTTCAATAAGGCTCCGTATAAGAATGTAATCGTTCTGGGACATGTACAGGATGAGAACGGACAGAAGATGAGTAAGTCCAAAGGAAATGCCGTAGATCCGTTTGACGCACTGAACAAATACGGCGCAGATGCTATCCGCTGGTACTTCTACATCAACAGTGCTCCATGGCTTCCGAACCGTTTCCACGGCAAGGCAGTTGTAGAGGGACAGAGAAAGTTCATGAGCACTCTGTGGAACACTTACGCATTCTTCGTATTGTATGCGAACATTGACAATTTTGATGCGACTAAATATACTTTAAATTACGATAAGCTTCCGGTTATGGATAAATGGCTGCTCAGCAAGCTGAATACCATGGTGAAGACTGTCGATGCAGATCTTGATTCCTACAAGATTCCGGAGGCTGCAAGAGCACTTCAGGAATTTGTTGACGATATGAGTAACTGGTATGTAAGAAGAAGCCGTGAACGTTTCTGGGCTAAGGGCATGGAGCAGGATAAGATCAATGCTTACATGACACTTTACACAGCACTGGTAACGGTTGCCAAGGCTGCAGCTCCGATGATCCCGTTTATGACTGAGGATATCTACCAGAACCTTGTAAGAAGCATTGACACAGACGCTCCGGAGAGTATCCATCTCTGCGATTACCCGGAGGTAAACGAGGCATGGATCGACAAGGATCTTGAGGCAAACATGGAAGAGCTTCTTGAGATCGTTGTTCTCGGACGTGCATGCAGAAATACCGCAAACATCAAGAACCGTCAGCCGATCGGAACCATGTATGTAAAAGCTGAGAAAGCTATGGATAAATTCTACACAGATATCATCGCAGATGAGCTTAACGTAAAAGAAGTGAAATTCGCAGATGATGTAGAGTCCTTCATTTCCTACAGCTTCAAGCCGCAGCTCCGTACAGTAGGACCGAAATACGGCAAGCTTCTGAACGGCATCCGTACCGCACTCTCCGAGATCGACGGAACCGCAGCAATGAAAGAGCTGAGAGACAATGGTGTTCTCGTTCTTGACATTGCCGGAAACAAAGTCGAGCTTGCAGAGGAAGACTTATTGATCGAAACAGCCCAGAGCGAGGGCTATGTGACAGAGACAGACGGTGAAACATCCGTTGTCCTTGATACAAACCTTACACCTGAACTGATCCAGGAGGGCTTTGTCCGCGAGATCATCAGCAAGGTTCAGACCATGCGTAAAGAGGCTGGTTTCGAAGTCATGGACAAGATCATTGTCTATGCAAAAGATAACGATAAGATCATGGATATCATGAAAGCAAACCAGGATGAGATCAAACGTGAAGTACTGGCAGAAAACATTGTTCTGGGAGAAGCAGAGGGTTACACCAAAGAATGGAATATCAACAAAGAGGCTGTAACACTGGGAGTATCCAAAGTACAGGAGGAAAACTAA
- a CDS encoding Fur family transcriptional regulator has protein sequence MAALKYSRQRESIKEFLRSRTDHPTADTVYENLRQIYPNISLGTVYRNLSLLSDIGEIRKLTNFGSADRYDGRVAPHSHFMCTRCNRVIDMQSDSLNGILEQAAAEFIHGKVFDVDASFYGICKECLKKEEKQA, from the coding sequence ATGGCAGCACTTAAATACAGCCGTCAGCGAGAATCCATCAAGGAATTTCTGAGATCCAGAACAGATCATCCAACGGCAGATACAGTATACGAGAATCTTCGACAGATCTACCCGAACATCAGCCTCGGAACTGTCTACCGTAATCTTTCTCTTCTCAGTGACATCGGTGAGATCCGGAAGCTGACCAATTTCGGAAGCGCGGATCGCTACGATGGAAGGGTCGCACCACACTCACATTTCATGTGTACCAGATGCAACCGGGTGATCGATATGCAGTCAGACAGCCTTAACGGAATTCTTGAACAGGCAGCTGCAGAATTTATCCACGGAAAAGTCTTTGACGTAGACGCAAGCTTCTATGGGATCTGCAAGGAATGCCTGAAAAAAGAAGAAAAACAAGCTTGA
- a CDS encoding glycogen/starch/alpha-glucan phosphorylase has product MIDKQFEKEEFKKSVKENVKFLYRKTLEEATQEQIFQAVSYTVKDVIIDNWLKSQKAYEKQDPKIVYYMSMEFLMGRALGNNLINLGAYGEVKEALEELGLDINCIEDQEPDPALGNGGLGRLAACFLDSLATLNYCAYGCGIRYRYGMFKQEVRDGYQVEVPDNWLKNGYPFELRRPEYAKEVHFGGYVRVEWDPVKNENKFIHEGYQAVKAVPYDMPITGYNNDVVNTLRIWDAESIVDFNLDSFDKGDYHNAVEQENLARTIVEVLYPNDNHMAGKELRLKQQYFFVSASLQAAIAKYKKTHDDITKLHEKVVFQMNDTHPTVAVAELMRILIDEEGLGWDQAWDITTKCCAYTNHTIMSEALEKWPIELFSRLLPRVYQIIEEINRRFILEIQQKYPGNFEKIKKMAIIYDGQVKMAHLAIVAGYSVNGVARLHTEILKNQELKDFYEMMPEKFNNKTNGITQRRFLAHGNPLLADWVTDKIGPDWITDLSQLSKLKVYADDEKALQEFMTIKFKNKERLAKYILEHNGVEVDPHSIFDIQVKRLHEYKRQLLNILHVIYLYNQIKAHPEMDFYPRTFIFGAKASAAYARAKKIIKLINCVADVVNNDASINGKLKVVFIENYRVSNAEIIFAAADVSEQISTASKEASGTGNMKFMLNGAPTLGTMDGANVEIVQEVGEENAFIFGMSSDQIINYENNGGYDPDFIYNTDPEIRQVLMQLINGTFSSDTEMFRDIYNSLLDKRNMPRPDQYFILGDFRSYAEAQKHVEEAYKDEKRWAKMALLNTACSGKFTSDRTIQEYVDDIWHLDKVVVKEN; this is encoded by the coding sequence ATGATTGACAAGCAGTTTGAGAAAGAGGAGTTCAAAAAAAGCGTAAAAGAAAACGTAAAATTCCTTTATCGAAAAACACTGGAAGAGGCTACACAGGAGCAGATTTTTCAGGCTGTAAGCTACACTGTGAAAGACGTGATCATTGACAACTGGCTTAAGAGCCAGAAGGCGTATGAAAAACAGGACCCGAAGATCGTATATTATATGTCCATGGAGTTCCTTATGGGCCGTGCCCTTGGAAACAACCTGATCAACCTTGGCGCATACGGCGAGGTTAAGGAGGCTCTTGAGGAGCTTGGACTTGACATTAACTGCATCGAAGACCAGGAGCCGGATCCGGCTCTTGGAAACGGTGGACTCGGAAGACTGGCAGCGTGCTTCCTGGATTCCCTTGCAACTCTGAATTACTGTGCATACGGATGCGGAATCCGTTACCGTTACGGTATGTTCAAGCAGGAAGTACGCGATGGTTATCAGGTAGAGGTACCGGATAACTGGCTGAAGAACGGATATCCTTTCGAACTCCGTCGTCCGGAGTATGCAAAAGAGGTTCATTTCGGCGGATATGTACGCGTTGAGTGGGATCCGGTGAAGAACGAGAATAAATTCATCCATGAAGGATATCAGGCAGTTAAGGCTGTTCCTTACGATATGCCGATCACAGGTTATAACAACGATGTTGTAAACACACTTCGTATCTGGGATGCAGAGTCGATCGTAGACTTCAACCTTGACTCTTTCGACAAGGGTGATTATCACAACGCAGTAGAGCAGGAGAACCTTGCACGTACTATCGTAGAGGTGCTTTATCCGAATGATAACCATATGGCAGGTAAAGAGCTTCGTCTGAAACAGCAGTACTTCTTCGTATCTGCCAGCCTTCAGGCAGCCATTGCCAAATATAAGAAAACTCATGATGATATCACAAAACTTCATGAGAAGGTTGTATTCCAGATGAACGATACTCATCCGACTGTTGCAGTAGCAGAGCTGATGCGTATCCTCATTGATGAGGAAGGTCTTGGCTGGGATCAGGCATGGGATATCACAACAAAATGCTGTGCTTACACTAACCACACTATCATGTCCGAGGCACTTGAGAAATGGCCAATCGAGCTGTTCTCCAGACTGCTTCCGCGTGTATACCAGATCATCGAGGAGATCAACCGTCGTTTCATTCTTGAGATCCAGCAGAAATATCCTGGAAACTTCGAGAAGATCAAGAAGATGGCGATCATCTATGACGGACAGGTTAAGATGGCTCACCTCGCGATCGTTGCAGGCTACTCTGTAAACGGTGTTGCACGCCTTCATACTGAGATTCTCAAGAATCAGGAGCTGAAGGATTTCTATGAGATGATGCCTGAGAAGTTCAACAACAAAACAAACGGTATCACACAGAGACGTTTCCTTGCTCATGGAAACCCGCTTCTGGCTGACTGGGTAACGGACAAGATCGGACCGGACTGGATCACAGATCTTTCCCAGCTTTCCAAGCTTAAGGTTTACGCAGACGATGAGAAGGCTCTTCAGGAGTTCATGACCATCAAGTTCAAGAACAAAGAGCGTCTTGCAAAATATATCCTGGAGCACAATGGTGTTGAGGTTGATCCGCACTCCATCTTCGATATCCAGGTTAAGAGACTTCATGAGTACAAACGTCAGCTCCTCAACATCCTGCATGTGATCTATCTGTACAACCAGATCAAGGCACATCCGGAGATGGATTTCTATCCGAGAACATTTATCTTTGGTGCAAAAGCTTCCGCAGCTTATGCACGTGCAAAGAAGATCATCAAGCTGATCAACTGTGTGGCAGATGTTGTAAACAATGATGCTTCCATCAACGGTAAGCTGAAGGTTGTATTCATCGAGAACTACCGTGTATCCAACGCCGAGATCATTTTTGCGGCAGCAGATGTTTCCGAGCAGATCTCCACAGCAAGTAAAGAGGCTTCCGGTACAGGTAACATGAAATTCATGCTGAACGGTGCTCCGACACTTGGAACCATGGATGGTGCCAACGTCGAGATCGTACAGGAGGTTGGCGAGGAGAACGCATTTATCTTCGGTATGAGCTCTGACCAGATTATCAACTATGAGAATAACGGCGGTTACGATCCGGACTTCATCTACAACACAGATCCGGAGATCCGTCAGGTACTGATGCAGCTGATCAACGGAACCTTCTCCAGCGATACAGAGATGTTCCGTGACATCTACAATTCACTTCTCGACAAACGCAACATGCCGAGACCTGACCAGTACTTTATCCTTGGCGACTTCCGTTCCTATGCAGAAGCACAGAAACATGTTGAGGAAGCATACAAAGATGAGAAACGCTGGGCTAAGATGGCACTTCTGAACACAGCATGCAGCGGTAAGTTCACATCCGACAGAACTATCCAGGAGTATGTAGATGATATCTGGCACCTGGATAAGGTTGTTGTGAAAGAGAACTAA
- a CDS encoding HD domain-containing protein: MKPEKLIEVLSVAEWLKDAVRHSYTSGGRRESVAEHSWRITLMAYFVSDEFPEADLLKIMKMCLIHDLGEAFTGDIPAFEKTDKDSEKEADVLGEWVKTLPEPFNKEMSELYQEMEEQQTLEARIYKALDKLEALIQHNESDIKTWIPLEYDLQMTYGNEQVKFSEYLTELRAKVREDSVQKIQKKH, from the coding sequence ATGAAACCAGAAAAACTGATCGAAGTACTTTCCGTTGCAGAGTGGTTAAAGGATGCAGTGCGTCATAGTTATACTTCCGGTGGCAGGCGGGAGAGCGTTGCAGAGCATTCCTGGAGGATCACGTTGATGGCATATTTTGTCAGTGATGAGTTTCCTGAGGCAGATCTTCTGAAAATTATGAAAATGTGCCTGATCCATGATCTGGGAGAAGCTTTTACCGGTGATATCCCGGCCTTTGAAAAAACGGATAAGGATTCGGAGAAAGAAGCCGATGTGCTGGGAGAATGGGTGAAGACTCTGCCGGAGCCGTTCAATAAAGAAATGTCAGAACTCTATCAGGAAATGGAAGAGCAGCAGACTCTGGAGGCCAGGATCTATAAAGCTCTGGACAAGCTGGAAGCTCTGATCCAGCACAATGAATCTGATATTAAAACCTGGATTCCGCTGGAGTATGATCTGCAGATGACTTACGGAAATGAACAGGTGAAATTCTCAGAATATCTGACGGAGCTTCGCGCAAAGGTTCGGGAAGATAGTGTACAGAAAATTCAGAAAAAACATTGA
- a CDS encoding NADH peroxidase gives MAKWVCTVCGYVYEGEQAPEACPVCKAPASKFQKQEGELSWAAEHVVGVAKGVSEDILADLRANFEGECSEVGMYLAMARVAHREGYPEVGMYYEKAAYEEAEHAAKFAELLGEVVTDSTEKNLQMRVEAENGATAGKFDLAKRAKAADLDAIHDTVHEMAKDEARHGKAFAGLLKRYFGK, from the coding sequence ATGGCTAAATGGGTATGTACAGTATGTGGATATGTTTATGAAGGCGAGCAGGCACCGGAAGCCTGTCCAGTATGTAAAGCACCAGCTTCTAAATTCCAGAAACAGGAAGGCGAGCTCTCATGGGCAGCTGAGCATGTTGTAGGCGTTGCTAAAGGCGTCAGCGAGGACATCCTTGCAGATCTGAGAGCTAACTTCGAGGGCGAGTGCTCTGAGGTTGGTATGTATCTTGCAATGGCTAGAGTTGCTCACAGAGAAGGATATCCGGAAGTTGGTATGTACTATGAGAAAGCAGCTTACGAGGAAGCAGAGCATGCAGCTAAATTCGCAGAGCTCCTTGGTGAGGTTGTAACAGACAGCACAGAGAAGAACCTTCAGATGCGTGTAGAGGCTGAGAACGGCGCTACAGCAGGTAAATTCGACCTTGCAAAACGTGCGAAAGCAGCTGACCTTGACGCAATCCATGACACAGTACATGAGATGGCTAAGGATGAGGCAAGACACGGAAAAGCATTCGCTGGTCTGCTTAAGAGATATTTCGGCAAATAA